Proteins encoded within one genomic window of Balaenoptera ricei isolate mBalRic1 chromosome 10, mBalRic1.hap2, whole genome shotgun sequence:
- the LOC132372845 gene encoding small ribosomal subunit protein mS22-like, whose protein sequence is MTSRSNDFPMQVAAKVRLKMPPVLEERAPINDVLAEDKILEGTETAKYVFTDISYSIPHRERFIVVREPSGTLRKASWEERDRMIQIYFPKEGGRILTPVIFKEENLQTMYSQDRHVDVLNLCVAQFEPDSAEYIKIHHQTYKDIDKYGKYDLLRSTRHFGGMAWYFVNKKKIDGLLIDQIQRDLVDDATSLVQLYHILHPDGQSAQEAKEQAAEGLHLVKVFAETEAQKGAYIELTLQAYQEAFISNSAAS, encoded by the exons ATGACTTCTAGATCCAATGACTTTCCTAT GCAGGTGGCGGCTAAAGTCCGATTAAAAATGCCACCAGTTCTGGAAGAGCGAGCGCCAATAAATGACGTGTTAGCTGAAGATAAGATTTTGGAAGGAACAGAAACAGCCAAATACGTGTTTACTGATATATCATATAGCATACCACACCGGGAGCGTTTTATTGTCGTCAGAGAACCAAGTGGCACACTACGCAAAGCCTCTTGGGAAGAAAGGGACCGGATGATTCAAATTTATTTCCCAAAAGAAGGTGGTAGAATTTTAACACCAGTAATTTTCAAGGAAGAAAATCTTCAGACCATGTACAGCCAGGACCGGCATGTTGATGTCCTCAATCTCTGCGTTGCCCAGTTTGAGCCAGATTCTGCTGAGTATATCAAAATTCATCATCAGACCTACAAAGATATAGATAAATATGGAAAGTATGACCTTTTACGTTCAACAAGACACTTCGGTGGAATGGCTTGgtattttgtaaataagaaaaagattgatGGTTTACTGATTGACCAGATTCAGAGAGATTTAGTCGATGATGCCACCAGCTTGGTCCAGCTCTATCACATCCTCCATCCAGATGGCCAGTCAGCTCAAGAGGCCAAAGAGCAGGCTGCTGAGGGATTACATTTAGTTAAGGTCTTTGCAGAAACAGAAGCACAGAAGGGAGCATATATAGAATTAACACTGCAAGCTTATCAAGAAGCATTCATTAGCAATTCTGCAGCTTcctaa